The proteins below are encoded in one region of Streptomyces cyanogenus:
- a CDS encoding macrolide family glycosyltransferase produces the protein MSGDSRPAHVAFFALPGHGHVNPALGVAAELTRRGHRVTFATTDRFATAAAATGAVPLRYESTMDGLPAKDSAADRPDRFGSDDLARVLRDLLRETVAVLGPLDRAFAQDRPDLVVYDDPSGWAARLIAARRGIPVLPYRTTFAAGAGWSLATHRTDVDPSHPEIMRVFHAVTTLLDRLKVPLGPKELMTGSESGPALVCIPREFQFRGETFGEDFHFVGPCWSERRFDGEWSRPGDGSGERPLVLVSLGTIHNDDVGFFQACVDAFAGLPWDVVMAVGDRVDPGVLSGVPAHVQVRAHVPQLRVLREADLFVTHAGMGSVMESLFFGVPMVAIPQMSEQRANADRLVGLGLGVMLHRREVTAASLREAARAVLADSSYGDRVRDMRGHVRRAGGAPAAADVIESLLTASAQAHG, from the coding sequence GTGAGCGGCGACTCCCGCCCGGCGCACGTGGCGTTCTTCGCCCTGCCCGGGCACGGTCATGTGAACCCCGCTCTCGGCGTCGCCGCGGAGCTGACGCGCCGCGGTCACCGGGTCACTTTCGCGACGACCGACCGGTTCGCCACCGCCGCGGCTGCAACCGGTGCGGTACCGCTGCGCTACGAGTCCACCATGGACGGGTTGCCGGCCAAGGACAGTGCCGCGGACCGCCCCGACCGTTTCGGCAGTGACGACCTGGCCCGGGTCCTGCGGGATCTGCTGCGTGAGACCGTGGCCGTACTCGGCCCCCTGGACCGCGCGTTCGCACAGGACCGGCCCGACCTGGTGGTCTACGACGACCCCTCCGGGTGGGCGGCCCGGTTGATCGCGGCACGGCGCGGCATTCCGGTCCTGCCCTACCGGACCACGTTCGCCGCGGGAGCCGGCTGGTCGCTCGCCACGCACCGTACGGACGTCGACCCGTCGCACCCGGAGATCATGCGGGTGTTCCACGCCGTCACCACCCTGCTGGACCGGCTCAAGGTGCCCCTGGGGCCCAAGGAGCTGATGACCGGGAGCGAGTCGGGTCCCGCGTTGGTGTGTATTCCGCGGGAGTTCCAGTTTCGGGGTGAGACGTTCGGTGAGGACTTCCACTTCGTGGGGCCGTGCTGGTCGGAGCGTCGGTTTGACGGCGAGTGGAGCCGGCCGGGGGATGGTTCGGGTGAGCGGCCGTTGGTGCTGGTGTCGTTGGGGACGATCCACAACGACGATGTGGGGTTCTTCCAGGCGTGTGTGGATGCCTTCGCCGGTCTTCCGTGGGATGTGGTGATGGCGGTGGGGGACCGGGTGGATCCGGGTGTGTTGTCGGGGGTTCCGGCGCATGTGCAGGTGCGTGCGCATGTGCCGCAGTTGCGGGTGCTGCGGGAGGCGGACCTGTTCGTGACGCATGCGGGGATGGGCAGTGTGATGGAGTCGTTGTTCTTCGGGGTGCCGATGGTGGCGATTCCGCAGATGAGTGAGCAGCGTGCCAATGCTGACCGGTTGGTGGGGTTGGGGCTGGGGGTGATGCTTCACCGTAGGGAGGTCACGGCCGCGTCGTTGCGGGAGGCGGCCCGTGCGGTGCTGGCGGACTCCTCCTACGGCGACCGCGTCCGGGACATGCGCGGTCATGTCCGGCGTGCGGGCGGTGCACCCGCCGCGGCCGACGTCATCGAATCCCTGCTCACTGCGTCCGCACAGGCACACGGGTGA
- a CDS encoding cytochrome P450 family protein — translation MSRPAEIPTEIDTPAFFSDQHDYYTRLRQSPGPRLVRNPRGLGYWLITRHAEAREVLLDPRFSKDPRLAEQALTAAGYAVFGADSFFLPLVNSDPPDHTRLRRLVSGAFTPRRVETLRPRVEQLTRELLDAVPDEPGTRDGAATPVDLMTALAFPLPVLVICELLGVPHAGRSALLNWATRMLTVSESAAGPGTGPAERTRRLHRWFASLVAAKRPRVRTDLPQEEQPDLLAALIVAHDRGARLSDEELVGLLVLLLVAGHETTTGMIGNAVDALLRHPDQLALLRDRPELLPSAVDELLRYEAPLARTTLRVAREDVQLAGTLIPAGSVVSVALTAANRDPDVFPEPDRLDITRASGAHLSFGHGIHYCLGAPLARLQTETVLAALLSRWPELAAADPHAPQRWLPVGDMRGLLTLPVLPRPVPSAAATARDRGRA, via the coding sequence GTGAGCCGACCCGCCGAAATCCCGACGGAGATCGACACTCCCGCCTTCTTCTCCGATCAGCACGACTACTACACCCGTCTGCGGCAGAGCCCGGGACCGCGTCTCGTCCGCAACCCGCGAGGCCTCGGGTACTGGCTGATCACCCGGCACGCCGAGGCCAGGGAGGTCCTGCTCGACCCCCGCTTCTCCAAGGACCCCCGGCTCGCCGAGCAGGCGCTGACCGCCGCCGGTTACGCGGTCTTCGGGGCGGACAGCTTCTTCCTGCCCCTGGTCAACAGCGATCCGCCGGACCACACGCGGCTGCGGCGGCTGGTCTCCGGGGCGTTCACCCCGCGCCGCGTCGAGACGCTCAGGCCCCGGGTCGAACAGCTCACCCGGGAACTGCTCGATGCCGTCCCGGACGAGCCCGGCACCCGGGACGGCGCCGCGACCCCCGTCGACCTCATGACGGCGCTCGCCTTCCCGCTGCCGGTCCTGGTGATCTGCGAACTGCTGGGAGTGCCCCACGCCGGCCGCAGCGCGCTGCTGAACTGGGCCACCCGGATGCTCACGGTGTCCGAAAGCGCGGCCGGACCCGGAACAGGCCCTGCTGAGCGCACGCGCAGGCTGCACCGGTGGTTCGCCTCCCTCGTGGCCGCGAAGCGTCCCCGAGTCCGCACCGACCTGCCCCAGGAGGAGCAGCCCGACCTGCTCGCGGCCCTCATCGTGGCGCACGACCGGGGCGCACGGCTCAGCGACGAGGAGCTGGTCGGCCTGCTGGTGCTGTTACTGGTCGCGGGACACGAAACCACGACGGGGATGATCGGCAACGCGGTCGACGCCCTGCTGCGCCACCCCGATCAGCTCGCGCTGCTGCGGGACCGCCCGGAACTGCTGCCCTCGGCCGTGGACGAACTGCTGCGCTACGAGGCGCCGCTCGCCCGGACCACGCTGCGGGTGGCACGCGAGGACGTACAGCTCGCCGGCACCCTCATTCCCGCAGGCAGCGTCGTCAGCGTCGCGCTCACGGCCGCCAACCGGGACCCGGACGTCTTTCCCGAGCCCGACCGGCTCGACATCACCCGGGCATCCGGTGCCCACCTGTCGTTCGGCCACGGCATTCACTACTGCCTGGGCGCGCCGCTGGCCCGGCTCCAGACGGAGACCGTGCTCGCCGCGCTGCTGAGCCGGTGGCCGGAACTGGCCGCGGCCGATCCGCACGCGCCCCAGCGGTGGCTCCCCGTCGGCGACATGCGCGGGCTGCTGACCCTGCCGGTGCTGCCGCGTCCCGTCCCGTCCGCGGCTGCCACCGCCCGTGACCGAGGGCGCGCATGA
- a CDS encoding ATP-binding cassette domain-containing protein, with protein MPPPAEAAAIEVRGLRKRFGTTPALDGVDLTVGPGTVCGLLAPNGAGKTTMVRILATLSLPDGGTARVAGHDVVRHPARVRGSIALTGQYAAVDEVISGRDNLEMFARLYRMRGPAVRRRAEELLERFGLTDAGDRPVRTWSGGMRRRLDLAVSLVVPPAVIFLDEPTTGLDPHSRGGLWESVRELVRAGTTVLLTTQYLDEADHLADRIAVLADVNGTGSRVIAEGTPFALKSALGGERVDVTVRDPGHRARVAEILARAGGREPDIGDDPHRVCLAVGAGPVPGTAVLAAALGELDAEGIAVVHLVLRRPTLDEVFLSLTSRPSPDREAV; from the coding sequence GTGCCCCCACCTGCCGAGGCCGCCGCCATCGAGGTGCGCGGTCTGCGCAAGCGGTTCGGCACGACCCCCGCTCTGGACGGCGTCGATCTCACGGTCGGGCCGGGCACCGTCTGCGGGCTGCTCGCGCCCAACGGGGCGGGCAAGACCACGATGGTCCGCATTCTGGCCACCCTGTCTCTCCCGGACGGCGGCACGGCCCGGGTGGCCGGACACGACGTCGTACGGCACCCTGCCCGGGTACGGGGGAGCATAGCGCTGACCGGACAGTACGCCGCGGTGGACGAGGTGATAAGCGGCCGCGACAACCTGGAGATGTTCGCCCGTCTGTACCGGATGCGTGGTCCCGCCGTACGGCGACGGGCCGAGGAACTGCTCGAGCGCTTCGGCCTGACGGACGCGGGTGACCGCCCGGTGCGTACCTGGTCCGGCGGGATGCGCCGCAGACTCGACCTCGCCGTGAGCCTCGTGGTGCCGCCCGCCGTGATCTTCCTCGACGAGCCGACGACGGGGCTCGACCCACACAGCCGCGGCGGGCTCTGGGAGAGCGTCCGCGAACTCGTACGGGCCGGCACCACCGTTCTGCTCACCACGCAGTACCTGGACGAGGCCGACCACCTCGCCGACCGGATCGCCGTGCTGGCCGATGTGAACGGCACCGGAAGCCGGGTCATCGCCGAGGGCACCCCGTTCGCGCTGAAGTCCGCCCTCGGCGGTGAACGCGTCGACGTCACCGTCCGTGACCCCGGACACCGTGCGCGCGTCGCCGAGATCCTGGCCCGCGCGGGGGGCCGGGAGCCGGACATCGGTGACGATCCGCACCGGGTGTGCCTGGCCGTCGGCGCGGGCCCCGTGCCGGGCACGGCGGTGCTCGCCGCAGCGCTCGGCGAACTGGACGCCGAAGGCATCGCGGTCGTCCATCTCGTCCTGCGCCGCCCCACGCTGGACGAGGTCTTCCTCAGTCTCACGAGCCGGCCGAGCCCCGACCGGGAGGCCGTGTGA
- a CDS encoding ABC transporter permease, with the protein MRAPSPARTSPPATWTTSGEPPLSRLRWCAGDAATVARRHLAHLRSAPERAAMALVTPLVFTLLFVYVLGSNMRAPGGISYVDFLVPGMLAQMAVFGIAASAAVTAEDKHRGVMDRFHSLPMSRAGVPLGQSLAECLGGAITLGVMAGCGLLVGWRPAAAPMGVLAGIALLLLARYAFSWLGIWIGLVMPSRSATDFVGMLMFPLTMISNIFVPTEGLPAGLRLLADWNPVSAVVSAVRELFGNPVAVPDAAAWPIAHPVAATLGWSLLLLVVFGPLTVAAFRAPKH; encoded by the coding sequence ATGCGCGCCCCGAGCCCCGCCCGCACATCGCCACCGGCCACCTGGACGACGTCCGGCGAACCGCCGCTCTCCCGGCTGCGCTGGTGCGCCGGAGACGCGGCGACCGTCGCCCGACGCCATCTGGCCCATCTGCGCAGCGCCCCGGAGAGGGCCGCGATGGCGCTGGTCACCCCGCTGGTCTTCACGCTGCTGTTCGTCTACGTGCTCGGCAGCAACATGCGGGCGCCCGGCGGCATCTCGTACGTCGACTTCCTGGTGCCGGGAATGCTGGCGCAGATGGCCGTCTTCGGCATCGCCGCGAGCGCCGCCGTGACGGCCGAGGACAAACACCGAGGAGTCATGGACCGCTTCCACTCCCTGCCGATGAGCCGTGCGGGCGTCCCTCTCGGGCAGTCACTGGCCGAGTGCCTGGGCGGGGCCATCACGCTGGGGGTGATGGCGGGCTGCGGTCTGCTCGTCGGCTGGCGTCCGGCCGCCGCGCCGATGGGCGTCCTGGCAGGCATCGCGCTGCTGCTCCTCGCCCGCTACGCGTTCAGCTGGCTCGGCATCTGGATCGGTCTGGTGATGCCCTCCCGGTCCGCCACGGACTTCGTCGGCATGCTGATGTTCCCGCTGACGATGATCTCCAACATCTTCGTCCCCACCGAGGGCCTGCCGGCCGGGCTGCGCCTGCTCGCCGACTGGAATCCGGTCAGCGCGGTGGTGTCCGCCGTACGCGAGCTGTTCGGCAACCCCGTCGCCGTGCCCGACGCCGCCGCATGGCCGATCGCGCACCCGGTCGCCGCCACGCTCGGCTGGTCCCTGCTGCTGCTCGTGGTCTTCGGCCCGCTGACGGTGGCCGCGTTCCGCGCACCGAAGCACTGA
- a CDS encoding glucose-1-phosphate thymidylyltransferase, with protein MKALVLAGGAGTRLRPITHTSAKQLVPIANKPVLFYGLEAIADAGIKDVAVVVGDTVAEIRRAVGDGSAFGLRVTYLPQPRPLGLAHAVLLARDFLGDDDFLMYLGDNFIVGGITALLDEFRAHRPDVQLLLTRVANPSAYGVATLSAAGRVTDLQEKPERPASDLAIVGAYLFTPAVHEAVRAITPSDRGELEITDALRLMLAQGRHIRPTVINGYWKDTGTVADVLEANRCVLDSLDPAVEGTVSADSELVGRVRVCAGAVVRGSRIVGPALIGAGSVVVDSYVGPSTSIAENCRIEDSEIEFSIVLNDASITGVRRIDASLIGCHTEVAPAPRVPLSHRLVLGDHSTVRIAS; from the coding sequence GTGAAAGCCCTCGTGCTGGCGGGTGGCGCGGGCACGCGACTGCGCCCGATCACCCACACCTCCGCCAAACAACTCGTGCCCATCGCCAACAAGCCCGTGCTCTTCTACGGACTCGAGGCGATCGCCGACGCCGGGATCAAGGACGTCGCAGTGGTTGTCGGGGACACCGTCGCGGAGATCCGGCGTGCCGTCGGCGACGGATCGGCCTTCGGCCTGCGAGTGACCTACCTTCCGCAGCCCCGGCCGCTGGGGCTGGCCCACGCCGTCCTGCTCGCCCGCGACTTCCTCGGCGACGACGACTTCCTGATGTATCTCGGCGACAACTTCATCGTCGGGGGCATCACGGCGCTGCTCGACGAGTTCCGCGCCCACCGGCCGGACGTCCAGCTCCTGCTGACCCGGGTCGCGAACCCCAGCGCCTACGGCGTCGCCACGCTGTCAGCCGCCGGACGGGTCACGGACCTCCAGGAGAAGCCCGAGCGGCCCGCGAGCGATCTGGCCATCGTCGGCGCCTACCTGTTCACCCCCGCCGTCCACGAGGCCGTCCGGGCCATCACCCCCTCCGACCGCGGGGAGCTGGAGATCACCGACGCGCTGCGCCTGATGCTCGCCCAGGGCCGGCACATCAGGCCGACGGTGATCAACGGATACTGGAAGGACACCGGCACCGTCGCCGACGTGCTCGAGGCCAACCGCTGCGTCCTGGACAGCCTCGACCCCGCGGTCGAGGGCACGGTCAGCGCCGACAGCGAACTCGTCGGCAGGGTGCGGGTGTGCGCGGGCGCGGTGGTGCGCGGTTCCCGTATCGTCGGTCCCGCACTGATCGGCGCCGGCTCTGTCGTCGTCGACTCCTATGTGGGCCCCTCCACCTCGATAGCCGAGAACTGCCGGATCGAGGACAGCGAGATCGAGTTCTCCATCGTGCTGAACGACGCGTCCATCACCGGGGTGCGCCGCATCGACGCCTCGCTCATCGGCTGTCACACGGAGGTGGCTCCCGCGCCCCGGGTTCCCCTGTCCCACCGCCTCGTCCTCGGCGACCACAGCACAGTCCGAATCGCCTCATGA
- the rfbB gene encoding dTDP-glucose 4,6-dehydratase translates to MTTTHHLVTGAAGFIGSAYVRQLLGPEGPPDIEVTALDALTYAGDLANLAPLAGHPRLRFVHGDITDAALVGELTRPGSVVVNFAAESHVDRSIAAAGAFVRTNVLGTQVLLDAALDAGVRCFLQVSTDEVYGSIEEGSWTEEDPVRPRSPYAATKASADLLALSYAHTHGLDVRVTRCSNNYGPGQHPEKLIPRFVTLLLAGEPVPLYGDGGNVRDWLHVLDHCRAIRLVLERGAPAEVYNVGGGTQLTNAELTGLLLDACGADWSAVRPVADRKGHDRRYCVDDGKLRRLGYRPLVPFAPGLADTVDWYRRRAVRPRPTDHRPTSSLRK, encoded by the coding sequence ATGACCACGACACACCACCTGGTCACCGGAGCGGCCGGATTCATCGGCTCGGCCTACGTCCGCCAGCTCCTGGGCCCCGAAGGACCGCCCGACATCGAGGTCACCGCCCTCGACGCGCTGACCTACGCCGGAGACCTCGCGAACCTCGCCCCGCTCGCCGGCCATCCGAGGCTGCGGTTCGTGCACGGCGACATCACCGACGCCGCACTGGTGGGCGAGCTGACGCGGCCCGGGTCGGTGGTGGTCAACTTCGCCGCCGAGAGCCATGTGGACCGCTCCATCGCCGCCGCCGGTGCCTTCGTGCGCACCAACGTGCTGGGCACCCAGGTCCTGCTCGACGCGGCGCTGGACGCCGGCGTCCGGTGCTTCCTCCAGGTGTCGACCGACGAGGTGTACGGCTCCATCGAGGAGGGCTCCTGGACCGAGGAGGACCCGGTCCGGCCCCGCTCCCCGTACGCTGCCACGAAGGCCTCCGCCGATCTGCTGGCCCTCAGCTACGCCCACACCCACGGGCTCGACGTGCGGGTCACCCGGTGCAGCAACAACTACGGCCCCGGCCAGCATCCCGAGAAGCTGATCCCTCGCTTCGTCACGCTGCTGCTGGCCGGTGAGCCGGTGCCGCTGTACGGCGACGGGGGCAACGTCCGCGACTGGCTGCACGTCCTCGACCACTGCCGGGCCATCCGGCTCGTCCTCGAACGCGGGGCGCCCGCCGAGGTCTACAACGTGGGAGGCGGCACCCAGCTGACCAACGCGGAACTGACCGGGCTGCTGCTGGACGCCTGCGGTGCCGACTGGAGCGCGGTACGCCCGGTCGCCGACCGCAAGGGCCACGACCGCCGCTACTGCGTCGACGACGGCAAGCTGCGGCGCCTGGGATACCGGCCCCTCGTTCCCTTCGCACCGGGCCTCGCGGACACCGTCGACTGGTACCGCCGGCGAGCCGTGCGCCCGCGGCCCACCGATCACCGTCCGACAAGTTCTCTGAGGAAGTAA
- a CDS encoding nucleotide disphospho-sugar-binding domain-containing protein, translating to MRVLFAVFPVAAHVFPVVPLAWALRNAGHEVRIATHPDTARVVTGAGLAAVPVGRGEDLAALTDFARNPVLSGLAGGGLDIGPGDCDDWGAKWFRTTRVFPALRPLLEELTGVAVRWRPDLVLWDPFCLPAAVAARVSGAAHARLLWGRDNIAWLYGRSVRYRHQAPDGGWPEPLEETMQQILEPYGLTFEEELVLGQWTVDPMPPGMRLPVPAVRYESVRWVPYGGGQAVPEWLHGRPSRPRVCVTLGAGEPGRLLLRENGTGIADVLDSLAGLDVELVAAVDPGSAESRLPERVRVLERIPLPQLLPGCAAVVHHGAAETLAPSAAAGVPQLIVPVPSWDEDAAAAHLVRNGAGVVLDRREFSPRSLRAALAELLRNPSFQEAATAWREELARLPGPADLVPVLEELTGHHQRF from the coding sequence GTGCGTGTCCTGTTCGCCGTCTTTCCCGTCGCGGCACACGTCTTCCCCGTGGTCCCGCTCGCCTGGGCGCTCCGGAACGCGGGCCACGAGGTCCGTATCGCCACCCACCCGGACACGGCCCGCGTGGTGACCGGGGCGGGACTCGCGGCCGTCCCCGTGGGGCGGGGCGAAGACCTCGCCGCGCTCACCGACTTCGCCCGCAACCCGGTGCTGTCCGGCCTCGCCGGAGGCGGTCTGGACATCGGTCCGGGGGACTGCGACGACTGGGGTGCGAAGTGGTTCCGGACGACCCGGGTGTTCCCGGCGCTGCGGCCGCTGCTCGAGGAGCTCACCGGTGTCGCCGTGCGCTGGCGTCCCGACCTGGTCCTGTGGGACCCCTTCTGTCTGCCGGCCGCCGTCGCCGCCCGGGTCAGCGGCGCCGCCCACGCCCGGCTGCTGTGGGGCCGGGACAACATCGCCTGGCTGTACGGGCGTTCCGTGCGGTACCGGCATCAGGCCCCCGACGGCGGCTGGCCGGAGCCGCTGGAGGAGACGATGCAGCAGATCCTCGAACCGTACGGACTGACCTTCGAGGAGGAACTCGTCCTCGGCCAGTGGACGGTGGACCCGATGCCGCCCGGTATGCGACTGCCCGTACCGGCGGTCCGCTACGAGAGCGTGCGCTGGGTGCCGTACGGCGGGGGCCAGGCCGTGCCGGAGTGGCTGCACGGCAGGCCGTCGCGGCCACGGGTCTGTGTGACGCTGGGAGCCGGCGAGCCGGGTCGGCTGCTGCTGCGGGAGAACGGAACGGGTATCGCGGACGTGCTGGACTCCCTCGCCGGCCTGGACGTGGAGCTGGTCGCCGCGGTCGACCCCGGCTCTGCCGAGTCCCGCCTGCCCGAACGCGTACGCGTACTGGAGCGGATCCCCCTGCCGCAGCTGCTTCCGGGATGCGCCGCCGTCGTCCACCACGGCGCCGCCGAGACGTTGGCGCCGTCCGCCGCGGCAGGCGTCCCCCAGCTGATCGTGCCGGTGCCGTCCTGGGACGAGGACGCGGCGGCCGCACATCTGGTCCGCAACGGTGCCGGAGTCGTCCTCGACCGGCGCGAGTTCAGTCCGCGGTCGCTTCGCGCGGCACTGGCGGAGCTGCTGCGGAACCCGTCCTTCCAGGAGGCGGCCACCGCGTGGCGCGAGGAACTCGCCCGGCTTCCGGGACCCGCGGACCTCGTCCCGGTGCTGGAGGAACTGACCGGACACCATCAGCGGTTCTGA
- a CDS encoding TOMM precursor leader peptide-binding protein encodes MPETTPAAPARPIAVLGDGGLLDRATEAAVARSFRLVRPEPDALADTLGTCAAILVPSETPDTARHAGARKAAEVAGIPWIPLHTDADAIYVGPVVTSPGDACPTCADWRRRLARDQAQHHETLRARHGAAMAAQPSPLRTRAAAAVAAGLAVALLEATLSGRALPQDAADRAGTATGRRPGDRFLRVDLASLAVGAHRYLPCSLCEDCGGLPPDGPEAARITPLSRPKPAPDVFRVQNVVAREQELYDIYVDGVAGVVPSVDDERGGPLPRAVAPLSSLRGNSSQHGWGRTTDYRTSRLTAVLEALERFGGEQPRGRRTTVTASRRELGERAVDPRAFGLYPDDRHDLPGFPYLRYHEDLVMPWVWGYSFARAEPVLVPERYAYYAAHSHDDPRFVYEISNGCAMGGCLEEAILCGLLEVAERDAFLMTWYGRMPIPRVDPGSARDRSIPMMIEHLRHRTGYEIQLYSATLEQGVPCFWAVGLDALGDPDRPRVLCAGGSALLAERAVVNVLHEMAHLLEHAKIYDAAERERAARMVRDPSLVKVMGDHSVLYSHPDAFDRFDFLLSEREARPFASFEEQWRWPAYTDLRADLQEMLRRYLDRGMDVVVVDQTTPEHRAGGFACVKVMVPGTLPMTFGHQNRRVDGLPRLLRVPYELGYRDRELTPEDVNPHPHPFP; translated from the coding sequence ATGCCTGAGACCACGCCTGCCGCCCCGGCCCGTCCGATCGCCGTGCTCGGCGACGGAGGGCTGCTCGACCGGGCCACGGAAGCCGCCGTCGCCCGCTCCTTCCGGCTCGTCCGCCCGGAACCCGACGCGCTTGCCGACACCCTCGGTACCTGCGCGGCGATCCTGGTGCCCTCGGAAACCCCCGACACCGCCCGCCACGCCGGGGCGCGCAAGGCCGCGGAGGTGGCGGGCATTCCCTGGATCCCGCTCCACACCGACGCGGACGCCATCTATGTCGGGCCTGTCGTCACCAGCCCGGGTGACGCCTGCCCGACCTGCGCCGACTGGCGCCGCCGCCTCGCCCGTGACCAGGCGCAGCACCACGAGACCCTGCGCGCCCGCCACGGCGCCGCCATGGCCGCGCAGCCCTCGCCGCTGCGGACGCGAGCGGCGGCGGCCGTGGCGGCCGGGCTCGCGGTGGCCCTGCTGGAGGCGACCCTGTCCGGCAGGGCCCTGCCGCAGGACGCCGCCGACCGCGCGGGCACCGCCACCGGCCGCCGCCCGGGTGACCGGTTCCTCCGCGTCGACCTCGCCTCGCTCGCCGTCGGTGCCCACCGCTACCTGCCCTGCTCGCTCTGCGAGGACTGCGGAGGTCTCCCGCCGGACGGTCCCGAGGCGGCGCGTATCACCCCGCTGTCCCGCCCGAAGCCCGCACCCGACGTCTTCCGGGTGCAGAACGTGGTGGCGCGCGAGCAGGAGTTGTACGACATCTATGTGGACGGCGTCGCCGGTGTCGTCCCCTCCGTGGACGACGAGCGCGGCGGACCGCTGCCCCGCGCGGTGGCGCCGCTCAGCTCCCTGCGGGGCAACAGCTCCCAGCACGGCTGGGGCCGCACGACCGACTACCGCACCTCCCGGCTCACCGCCGTGCTCGAAGCGCTGGAACGGTTCGGCGGGGAGCAGCCCCGAGGCCGGCGCACCACGGTCACGGCGAGCCGGCGCGAACTGGGGGAGCGGGCGGTGGACCCGCGCGCTTTCGGCCTCTATCCCGACGACCGGCACGACCTGCCCGGGTTCCCCTACCTCCGCTACCACGAGGACCTGGTGATGCCCTGGGTGTGGGGGTACTCCTTCGCCCGCGCCGAGCCTGTGCTCGTGCCCGAGCGGTACGCCTACTACGCCGCGCACAGCCACGACGATCCGCGCTTCGTCTACGAGATCTCCAACGGCTGCGCCATGGGCGGCTGCCTCGAGGAGGCCATCCTGTGCGGCCTGCTGGAGGTCGCCGAGCGGGACGCCTTCCTGATGACCTGGTACGGGCGGATGCCGATCCCGCGCGTCGACCCGGGCTCCGCACGGGACCGCTCCATCCCCATGATGATCGAGCATCTGCGCCATCGGACCGGGTACGAGATCCAGTTGTACTCGGCCACCCTTGAGCAGGGCGTCCCGTGCTTCTGGGCGGTGGGCCTCGACGCCCTCGGCGACCCGGACCGGCCGCGCGTGCTGTGCGCGGGCGGCTCCGCGCTGCTGGCCGAGAGAGCCGTGGTCAACGTCCTGCACGAAATGGCGCACCTGCTGGAGCACGCCAAGATCTACGACGCCGCGGAACGGGAGCGCGCCGCGCGCATGGTGCGCGACCCGTCCCTGGTGAAGGTGATGGGCGACCACTCCGTGCTCTACAGCCACCCGGACGCGTTCGACCGGTTCGACTTCCTGCTGTCGGAGCGCGAGGCACGGCCGTTCGCGAGTTTCGAGGAGCAGTGGCGGTGGCCCGCGTACACCGATCTGCGGGCGGACCTCCAGGAGATGCTCCGTCGCTACCTGGACCGGGGCATGGACGTCGTGGTCGTGGACCAGACGACGCCGGAACACCGGGCGGGCGGCTTCGCCTGCGTGAAGGTCATGGTCCCCGGCACCCTGCCGATGACCTTCGGACACCAGAACCGGCGGGTCGACGGCCTGCCCCGGCTGCTGCGCGTCCCGTACGAACTGGGCTACCGCGACCGGGAGCTGACACCGGAGGACGTCAACCCTCACCCCCACCCCTTCCCGTGA